A window of the Streptomyces griseochromogenes genome harbors these coding sequences:
- the cbiE gene encoding precorrin-6y C5,15-methyltransferase (decarboxylating) subunit CbiE — MADRVTVIGWDGSPPTDAARAALGAATLVAGAAHHLALPEVPPAAERIRLGSLALAARRIAAHRGTAVVLADGDPGFFGVVRTLRAPEFGLEVEVVPAVSSVAGAFARAGMPWDDAQVVVAHPRTLRRAVNVCRAHTKVAVLTSPGAGPAELGLLLDGVHRTFVICEELGTDREQVTVVTSDKAADHTWRDPNVVIVIGGPAGPGAGAEGGGWIAGRDPGAGPRGWVQPDADYAQHAGYGGGLGEGETGLLRAAQLARLGPRIGDLVWDIGSGSGAFATEAARAGAAVIAVDRDPGACARTESAARRYGVQLQIVEGTAPHVLENLPEPDVVRVGGGGAPVVSAVADRRPQRIVTHAATRDEAELVGRGLSEHGYRVECALLQSVELDTRAWRETERNVAFLLTGELLRREAPR, encoded by the coding sequence ATGGCCGACCGGGTCACGGTGATCGGCTGGGACGGCTCGCCGCCGACCGACGCGGCACGCGCCGCCCTCGGCGCCGCCACGCTCGTGGCGGGCGCGGCCCACCACTTGGCGCTGCCCGAGGTCCCGCCCGCCGCCGAACGCATCCGGCTCGGCAGCCTCGCGCTCGCCGCCCGCCGGATCGCCGCCCACCGCGGCACCGCGGTCGTGCTCGCCGACGGCGACCCCGGCTTCTTCGGTGTCGTACGGACCCTGCGCGCACCCGAGTTCGGCCTGGAGGTCGAGGTCGTCCCCGCCGTCTCCTCCGTCGCCGGCGCCTTCGCCCGCGCCGGTATGCCCTGGGACGACGCCCAGGTCGTCGTCGCCCACCCGCGCACCCTGCGCCGGGCCGTGAACGTGTGCCGAGCCCACACCAAGGTCGCCGTCCTCACCTCACCCGGCGCCGGGCCCGCCGAACTCGGGCTGCTCCTGGACGGGGTCCACCGGACCTTCGTCATCTGCGAGGAACTGGGCACCGACCGCGAGCAGGTCACCGTCGTCACCTCCGACAAGGCCGCCGACCACACCTGGCGCGACCCGAACGTCGTCATCGTCATCGGCGGACCCGCCGGACCGGGTGCCGGGGCCGAGGGCGGCGGCTGGATCGCCGGGCGCGACCCGGGCGCCGGCCCCCGCGGCTGGGTGCAGCCCGACGCCGACTACGCCCAGCACGCGGGATACGGCGGCGGCCTCGGCGAAGGGGAGACGGGGCTGCTGCGGGCCGCCCAACTCGCCCGCCTCGGACCCCGGATCGGCGACCTCGTCTGGGACATCGGCTCGGGCAGCGGAGCGTTCGCCACCGAGGCCGCGCGCGCCGGAGCGGCCGTCATCGCCGTGGACCGCGATCCCGGCGCCTGCGCACGCACCGAATCGGCCGCACGCCGCTACGGCGTCCAGCTCCAGATCGTGGAGGGCACCGCCCCGCATGTCCTGGAGAACCTGCCCGAACCGGACGTCGTACGGGTCGGCGGCGGGGGAGCGCCGGTGGTCTCCGCGGTCGCCGACCGGCGCCCGCAGCGCATCGTCACCCACGCCGCGACCCGCGACGAGGCCGAACTCGTCGGCCGCGGTCTGAGCGAACACGGATACCGGGTCGAGTGCGCCCTGCTGCAGTCCGTGGAACTCGACACCAGGGCCTGGAGGGAGACCGAGCGGAACGTTGCGTTCCTGCTCACGGGGGAATTGCTGCGGCGCGAAGCGCCTCGTTGA